A single Echinimonas agarilytica DNA region contains:
- a CDS encoding DUF3313 domain-containing protein, translated as MSPLSLGFDAKRSLLCLVAAAAVVMAGCASTSSPAPQKNSGFLTETYYDKLASVQAPEDQVVYRFIAPGFDKSAYHHAIITPVTVFPKPQPTEQISMEMMLTLQGKLTRLIEDAMASAIPITNTSAPGVLRVEMAITGISISNEDLAPYEYLPFALVAAGVNSAAGGRDQEVKLFLETKLTDSVSGDVLAVGVREISGEDLENVKEKLQAQHLNQGLEDAGKDMARAIKEMFQ; from the coding sequence ATGAGTCCATTGTCTTTAGGGTTTGACGCGAAGCGCTCTCTTTTATGCCTCGTTGCCGCCGCCGCAGTTGTGATGGCCGGTTGTGCTTCAACGTCATCACCGGCACCGCAAAAAAATTCAGGCTTCTTAACTGAAACCTACTACGATAAGCTGGCTAGCGTCCAAGCTCCTGAAGATCAGGTGGTGTACAGATTTATCGCGCCAGGTTTTGATAAGTCAGCTTATCACCATGCAATTATCACCCCGGTCACTGTGTTTCCAAAACCTCAACCCACAGAGCAGATCTCTATGGAGATGATGCTGACGTTGCAAGGTAAATTAACACGATTGATTGAAGACGCCATGGCATCGGCTATTCCGATCACCAACACGTCTGCGCCGGGGGTGCTCCGCGTGGAAATGGCGATTACAGGTATTTCAATTTCCAATGAAGACTTAGCCCCTTATGAGTATTTACCTTTTGCATTGGTGGCTGCTGGGGTAAATAGCGCTGCGGGCGGGCGCGATCAAGAGGTGAAATTATTCTTGGAAACCAAGTTAACCGATAGTGTCAGTGGCGATGTATTAGCCGTGGGGGTTCGTGAGATTTCAGGTGAAGATTTAGAAAACGTGAAGGAAAAACTTCAAGCGCAGCATTTGAACCAAGGTCTTGAAGATGCCGGTAAAGATATGGCTCGAGCGATTAAGGAAATGTTCCAGTAA
- a CDS encoding HugZ family protein, whose product MKSEIAEQRISNEILEFLESQRTLNLSTLDEDGHPYASYAPFAIGDDCFYILVSDIAVHGLNLKRNSKAAVLIVQDESQADTIFARVRVNYQISAAHIAHQTEEFESGLAILAARQGERIEQLAALNDFNLFRLTPLNGRYVKNFGKAFSITGNTLTGDSIDHLRDGHKPRKAAV is encoded by the coding sequence ATGAAAAGTGAAATAGCGGAACAACGCATTAGCAACGAAATCCTCGAGTTTTTAGAGTCTCAGCGTACTCTCAATTTATCAACACTGGATGAAGACGGTCATCCTTATGCGTCGTATGCACCATTCGCGATTGGCGATGACTGTTTTTATATTTTGGTCAGTGATATTGCTGTTCATGGCTTGAACCTAAAACGGAACTCCAAAGCAGCCGTGCTGATCGTTCAGGATGAATCGCAAGCGGATACTATTTTTGCTCGCGTGCGCGTCAATTACCAAATTAGCGCAGCACATATTGCCCATCAAACTGAAGAGTTTGAATCTGGGCTCGCCATACTCGCAGCGCGCCAAGGCGAACGTATCGAGCAGCTTGCTGCTCTCAATGACTTTAATTTGTTTCGTTTAACACCGCTTAACGGCCGTTATGTGAAGAATTTTGGGAAAGCCTTTTCTATTACCGGAAATACGCTCACTGGGGACAGCATCGATCATTTGCGTGACGGACACAAACCTCGCAAAGCTGCAGTTTAA
- the hutX gene encoding heme utilization cystosolic carrier protein HutX has protein sequence MSELTLNQSYVSPLLEELPTWGKTTTIVIHLGSVFEFKGHFPSGSYSHGYFNLSSGGEGFEGHIRTSNIASVGFQDKPHRGVQSLALLFNDKNGDNVFKVFVGREENGELIQTQVLRFRQLQELASQYAPPIQEPS, from the coding sequence ATGAGCGAATTAACGCTGAATCAATCCTATGTAAGTCCGTTGTTAGAAGAGTTACCAACGTGGGGAAAAACCACTACAATCGTGATTCATTTAGGCAGCGTATTTGAATTTAAAGGTCATTTTCCATCGGGCAGTTATAGTCATGGCTATTTCAATTTGAGTAGCGGAGGCGAAGGCTTCGAGGGTCATATTCGAACATCAAATATTGCATCCGTTGGATTTCAAGACAAACCTCATCGTGGGGTACAAAGTTTGGCATTGCTGTTTAATGATAAAAACGGAGACAATGTATTTAAAGTCTTTGTGGGCCGAGAAGAAAATGGCGAATTAATTCAAACCCAAGTTCTCCGTTTTAGACAATTACAAGAGCTTGCCTCTCAATACGCACCGCCAATTCAGGAGCCCTCATGA
- a CDS encoding TonB-dependent hemoglobin/transferrin/lactoferrin family receptor has product MKMFKQFPLSLLALAISSATLSQHAIAADDSKQATQLAVVHVNATRTEQVKEDVTRQIAVVSAEEISEIQPNSVAETVKYQANVSIEGGAVPGNQSINIRGLSGEKVLQVIDGARSNTNFSHRPSYFLDPELLSSVEVLKGPSSNLWGSGALGGVVVQNTITADDVIAAGKSVGGFVKAGYQDNGDVWNTTGTVAAKNDEFNGLFAATFRDSSEMEQGNGNTLYGTEAENSTILAKLGWNLDSHQTLNFQVRRANLEGVPPTVGSADDLINGSENLIQRDVTDTHIAIDYKISGTSPLLNLTTKAYYNKSENEETPLFGGTDQSDVETIGFNIINTFDLGKTSVMAGIDGYRDTVNTSRAENPDSSNRPEPPSEAESNVWGAFTNVTHIINEQWQVEAGLRYDHFDTESADLDSDYSESSWSPSAAIRWKATDWLRWTLRYDEAFRAPSSYELYIQGTHFNYGAPGWDNVFVANTDLKPEKSANIELTADLNFQNVFGKDQLSLFATVFKNDVDDFIYLNVVTEDDFGAPPSCNCITGTSTHLNATDAELKGFEVGADYSIGALSASLSYGQTHAKGNTVVGDQVTRDYLAGIPADKWVADVNYGFWDIDTKAGVRVMHVSEQDRVPAADAEATEYDGYTLADVYVSWEPSTFAQGLKIDLSLNNAFDQNYRVAWSEVYEPGRSVRLSAKYSF; this is encoded by the coding sequence ATGAAGATGTTTAAACAATTCCCTTTATCACTCCTCGCACTGGCGATTAGTAGCGCAACACTGTCACAACATGCCATTGCAGCTGACGACAGCAAACAAGCAACGCAACTTGCCGTTGTTCATGTCAACGCAACGCGAACAGAACAAGTCAAAGAAGATGTCACTCGGCAAATTGCAGTGGTGAGTGCTGAAGAAATTTCAGAAATTCAACCGAATTCTGTTGCAGAAACTGTAAAATACCAAGCCAACGTCAGCATTGAAGGCGGCGCGGTTCCTGGTAATCAAAGTATCAACATTCGCGGTTTATCGGGCGAAAAAGTGCTTCAAGTGATCGACGGCGCTCGCAGTAACACCAACTTCTCGCACCGCCCTTCTTACTTTTTAGACCCCGAATTACTGTCTTCAGTGGAAGTATTGAAAGGACCTTCAAGCAACCTTTGGGGATCAGGTGCTTTGGGCGGCGTTGTGGTTCAAAATACCATTACTGCTGATGATGTTATTGCTGCCGGAAAGTCGGTCGGAGGATTCGTCAAAGCTGGATATCAAGATAATGGCGATGTGTGGAATACCACAGGAACAGTGGCCGCCAAAAATGATGAATTTAACGGCCTATTTGCTGCAACGTTCCGTGACAGTAGCGAAATGGAGCAAGGCAACGGTAATACGCTGTATGGTACAGAAGCTGAAAATTCGACAATTTTGGCTAAACTCGGCTGGAATTTAGACTCCCACCAAACTCTTAATTTTCAAGTACGACGAGCAAATCTCGAAGGGGTTCCACCCACAGTGGGCTCGGCAGACGATCTGATAAACGGCTCGGAAAACCTGATTCAGCGCGACGTTACAGATACTCATATAGCAATCGACTATAAGATATCTGGCACATCTCCACTACTGAACCTCACTACAAAAGCCTATTACAACAAGTCAGAAAATGAAGAAACGCCGCTGTTCGGCGGCACCGATCAAAGTGATGTTGAAACCATTGGCTTTAATATCATCAACACCTTTGATTTAGGGAAAACATCAGTAATGGCAGGCATTGATGGTTACCGCGACACAGTCAACACCAGCCGTGCCGAGAACCCTGATTCTAGCAATCGTCCAGAGCCTCCGTCAGAAGCAGAGAGCAATGTATGGGGTGCATTTACTAACGTCACACACATTATCAATGAGCAATGGCAGGTTGAAGCCGGCTTGCGCTACGATCACTTCGACACAGAATCAGCGGACTTAGATTCTGATTACAGCGAGAGTTCATGGTCACCATCAGCCGCGATCCGCTGGAAGGCAACTGACTGGCTGCGCTGGACATTGCGATACGACGAGGCATTTAGAGCCCCTTCCTCCTATGAATTATATATTCAAGGTACTCACTTTAACTACGGTGCTCCGGGGTGGGACAATGTATTTGTTGCAAATACTGATCTCAAACCTGAAAAATCAGCCAATATTGAACTCACGGCAGATTTGAATTTTCAGAATGTATTCGGCAAGGACCAGCTGTCACTGTTCGCTACTGTCTTCAAAAATGATGTAGACGACTTTATCTACCTTAACGTCGTCACCGAAGATGACTTTGGCGCTCCACCATCGTGCAACTGCATTACCGGCACGTCCACTCACCTTAACGCGACAGATGCCGAGCTTAAGGGGTTTGAAGTTGGGGCAGACTATAGTATCGGCGCTTTGTCAGCCAGTCTGAGCTATGGTCAAACTCATGCCAAAGGCAACACCGTGGTGGGTGACCAAGTTACACGCGACTACTTGGCCGGCATTCCCGCCGACAAGTGGGTTGCTGATGTGAACTACGGTTTTTGGGACATCGACACTAAAGCCGGTGTTCGAGTCATGCATGTATCTGAGCAAGATCGAGTTCCAGCAGCCGACGCAGAAGCCACTGAATATGATGGCTACACTTTAGCTGATGTGTATGTCAGCTGGGAACCTTCGACGTTTGCCCAAGGACTTAAAATCGATTTAAGTCTGAACAATGCGTTTGATCAAAACTATCGCGTTGCATGGTCAGAGGTTTATGAACCTGGGCGTTCAGTTCGCTTGTCGGCGAAATATTCATTCTAA
- a CDS encoding energy transducer TonB: MKLDGMVTENAKFEWLGAQATRSDVRVWAFVVAVAIHIGLAMELSVQDTSHVEMLSAPSSLSMHVFQLPSSVSETNDSVEPDVQAMPEPVNQDVEVSEVISPDAYDPIEAVEVIEPDAEIAQQSEPVAEQQNDRQALDEDSPNLDVDADLVPTVLNDTVEPEQDSGLHNEIVTEPSFRTPPQPPVYPRLAQRRGQEGVVWLEIQLDEFGRQLNTIILTSSGVDSLDLAALTAVAQWQFEGRQRGDSRVPSRVQIPINFSLQ; encoded by the coding sequence ATGAAGCTCGACGGTATGGTTACTGAAAATGCAAAATTTGAATGGCTTGGCGCTCAAGCAACTCGCTCTGATGTGAGGGTTTGGGCGTTTGTCGTAGCTGTTGCAATCCATATTGGCTTAGCAATGGAACTCTCAGTTCAAGACACTTCGCACGTGGAAATGCTCAGCGCCCCATCGAGTTTATCCATGCATGTATTTCAATTGCCTAGCTCCGTTTCTGAAACTAATGACTCCGTTGAACCTGATGTTCAGGCCATGCCTGAACCGGTCAATCAAGATGTAGAGGTTTCAGAGGTCATCAGCCCCGATGCGTACGACCCTATTGAAGCGGTGGAAGTGATTGAGCCCGATGCGGAAATAGCTCAACAAAGCGAACCTGTTGCTGAACAACAGAATGACAGACAAGCACTGGATGAAGATTCGCCTAATCTAGACGTCGATGCGGATCTTGTTCCCACAGTGCTCAACGACACTGTCGAGCCTGAGCAAGACTCGGGTCTACACAATGAAATCGTGACTGAACCTTCATTTAGAACACCGCCGCAACCACCGGTTTACCCACGATTGGCACAACGTCGAGGCCAAGAAGGAGTCGTGTGGCTAGAGATTCAATTAGACGAATTTGGCCGTCAACTCAATACCATTATTTTAACGAGTTCGGGTGTTGACTCACTGGATTTAGCGGCGCTCACAGCCGTCGCTCAATGGCAGTTTGAAGGCCGGCAGCGCGGGGATTCACGTGTGCCGTCAAGAGTCCAGATCCCAATTAATTTTTCACTGCAGTAA
- a CDS encoding MotA/TolQ/ExbB proton channel family protein — MFNQTFTQQLGELSWPLAIQSIIVITLILERCWVLGGLSISRAKILAKAPLWANGYKTSLIARGVNLLAQHQAEDKAIREEIAEIWLAQQRRHLQRGIRVLQLIAIIAPLTGLLGTVLGLITVFDDVSLIEGGIQPAVLAAGLGMAMYTTAAGLFIALPALIAVHLFQLWIDQVIANAEFAMNQCQLLLAGKVTHWTDVKREAA; from the coding sequence ATGTTTAATCAAACGTTTACGCAGCAGCTTGGTGAATTGAGTTGGCCCTTAGCCATTCAATCTATAATTGTTATTACGCTCATATTGGAACGGTGTTGGGTGTTGGGGGGACTGTCGATCTCTCGGGCAAAAATCTTGGCGAAAGCACCACTTTGGGCCAACGGCTACAAGACTTCATTAATTGCTCGAGGCGTCAATTTGCTCGCTCAGCATCAAGCCGAAGATAAAGCAATTCGAGAAGAAATTGCTGAGATCTGGTTGGCACAGCAGCGCCGACACCTGCAACGAGGCATTCGAGTGCTGCAGCTCATCGCGATTATCGCGCCGCTAACAGGGTTGCTGGGGACGGTGCTGGGTCTAATCACGGTCTTTGATGATGTATCTCTTATCGAGGGTGGAATTCAGCCGGCAGTGCTTGCCGCTGGGCTTGGCATGGCCATGTACACCACTGCGGCAGGCTTGTTTATTGCGTTGCCAGCTCTGATTGCCGTGCATCTATTTCAATTGTGGATTGATCAAGTTATTGCCAATGCTGAATTTGCCATGAATCAATGCCAATTGTTGTTAGCGGGTAAGGTCACCCATTGGACTGATGTAAAACGAGAAGCGGCATGA
- a CDS encoding ExbD/TolR family protein codes for MIKSSTCSDPSSGAIELTPLIDIVFIVVVFLLATSNAPVMQIDVDLPSDQQGLSVVADASEPVVIGLKDSPPRWWIDAQSFATYTEFESQLLAHVTSTTPTQLAIDREVPSEHLIQLISLLQHHQISNVGLLMSPQNSDSE; via the coding sequence ATGATTAAAAGTTCGACATGTTCAGATCCCTCTTCTGGGGCGATTGAGCTGACGCCATTGATCGACATCGTATTCATTGTGGTGGTGTTTTTATTGGCCACTTCTAACGCGCCTGTGATGCAAATAGATGTTGATTTACCTTCCGATCAGCAGGGGCTCAGTGTCGTTGCAGATGCAAGCGAACCTGTGGTGATTGGGCTAAAAGATTCACCGCCGCGCTGGTGGATCGATGCGCAGTCATTCGCCACATACACAGAATTCGAATCTCAATTGCTGGCGCACGTCACGAGCACCACACCGACGCAACTAGCCATTGACCGAGAAGTGCCTTCAGAGCATCTCATACAATTAATTTCATTGTTGCAACACCATCAAATCAGCAATGTTGGATTACTTATGTCGCCTCAAAATAGCGACTCAGAATAA
- a CDS encoding heme/hemin ABC transporter substrate-binding protein, producing the protein MSPIDRLTASYMPHVAHIMKGLTLMIALLVTALPSAAETRVISTDAGTTEILIALNQQHLLVGVDVTSSLPEGLDLPSVGYHRALPAEGLLSLKPTLVFGSEHMAPKETLTALKALDVPVIQHATATNAEQLKQNIQAVAKALNVDSSSALKEVEKQQSILQMYPYEASSSVFLLSMQGKGMRQAGKGTAGHAFLSLLGLPAQANYQGYRSISEEALLTLQPEVIVIAAQGDLSVEQVLKNMPALAHTPAAAQHRIVIVDASSLVAGISLSALQQASAVAAQLNASS; encoded by the coding sequence ATGTCTCCCATTGACCGTCTCACGGCAAGCTATATGCCGCACGTTGCTCATATTATGAAAGGCCTAACGCTCATGATCGCACTGTTGGTCACCGCTTTGCCTAGCGCGGCAGAAACTCGCGTGATCAGTACCGATGCTGGCACTACTGAAATACTTATAGCCCTAAATCAACAGCACTTATTGGTGGGAGTGGATGTGACTTCATCCTTGCCTGAAGGACTTGATTTACCCAGTGTGGGTTATCATCGAGCGCTGCCTGCAGAAGGACTGTTAAGCCTCAAGCCAACTTTGGTCTTTGGCAGCGAACACATGGCACCTAAAGAAACATTAACGGCACTCAAGGCGCTTGATGTGCCAGTGATTCAGCATGCGACAGCAACGAATGCGGAGCAACTGAAACAAAATATTCAAGCGGTGGCAAAAGCACTCAATGTTGATTCGAGTAGCGCGCTGAAGGAAGTCGAAAAACAACAAAGCATCCTTCAAATGTACCCCTATGAGGCGTCATCGTCAGTGTTCTTATTGAGCATGCAAGGTAAAGGCATGCGTCAAGCTGGCAAGGGCACAGCGGGCCATGCATTCTTAAGCTTGTTAGGGCTGCCCGCCCAGGCCAATTATCAAGGCTATCGTTCTATTTCCGAAGAAGCTTTATTAACACTGCAACCGGAAGTCATAGTGATTGCGGCTCAAGGAGACTTGTCGGTTGAACAAGTGCTCAAAAATATGCCCGCGCTGGCGCACACGCCTGCAGCCGCACAGCATCGAATTGTGATTGTTGATGCCTCAAGTTTAGTGGCTGGGATTAGCTTGTCGGCATTGCAACAAGCGTCTGCGGTGGCTGCTCAGTTGAACGCATCGTCATGA
- a CDS encoding FecCD family ABC transporter permease produces MIRHWSKYAIALPLAGVLWLSLMSSIGSGAMPLSLSQSMWSLWDGLFGTDHSGLSGYEQIVVMELRLPRTLLAMMVGALLAQCGAVMQGVFRNPLADPGIIGVSSGAALGAAICIVLLPASISAYALPIAGFGGGLLVTLMVYKLAQGPAGTSVTLLLLAGVAIAGFAGAMIGFLTFIASEQGLRDLSLWQMGSVASASDTELGLMAAVTVILMVCFQFKASALNALLLGESEARHLGIDVERMKRQFILLTALGVGIAVSVSGIIGFVGLVIPHIVRTLVGPNHTRLLPICAVLGAALMLIADSIARVAMSPSEMPVGLVTAAIGSPFFMALLYRMRRRIF; encoded by the coding sequence ATGATTCGTCATTGGTCTAAATACGCCATAGCATTGCCACTGGCGGGTGTTTTATGGTTGTCGTTGATGAGTTCGATAGGCTCTGGCGCGATGCCTCTATCATTGAGTCAGAGTATGTGGTCGTTGTGGGATGGGCTGTTTGGTACAGACCACAGTGGTTTGTCGGGGTATGAACAAATTGTAGTGATGGAACTGCGATTGCCACGCACCTTACTGGCTATGATGGTGGGCGCTTTGCTCGCTCAATGTGGCGCGGTGATGCAAGGTGTTTTTCGTAATCCTTTAGCTGATCCCGGCATCATAGGTGTGAGTTCAGGAGCTGCACTAGGTGCCGCGATTTGCATCGTACTGTTACCTGCTTCAATCAGCGCATACGCATTACCAATAGCGGGCTTTGGCGGCGGATTACTGGTGACTTTAATGGTGTATAAGTTGGCGCAAGGACCAGCAGGAACCTCGGTGACGTTGTTGCTGCTAGCGGGGGTTGCTATTGCCGGTTTTGCAGGCGCAATGATCGGCTTTCTTACCTTTATTGCCAGCGAACAAGGGCTACGTGATTTAAGTTTGTGGCAAATGGGCTCTGTGGCTTCAGCGTCTGATACAGAGCTCGGCCTTATGGCGGCGGTCACAGTGATTCTTATGGTGTGCTTTCAATTCAAAGCATCGGCTTTGAATGCTCTGCTTTTGGGGGAATCCGAAGCGCGCCATTTAGGCATTGATGTTGAACGAATGAAACGCCAATTTATTTTGCTCACTGCGTTGGGGGTGGGGATCGCGGTTTCAGTGTCCGGCATTATTGGCTTTGTTGGACTTGTTATTCCGCATATTGTTCGCACCTTAGTTGGGCCTAATCACACGCGTTTATTGCCAATTTGTGCAGTGCTCGGAGCTGCATTAATGTTGATTGCAGATTCAATTGCACGCGTTGCAATGAGTCCTTCAGAAATGCCTGTAGGCCTTGTTACGGCTGCTATCGGGTCACCTTTCTTTATGGCACTGCTGTATCGCATGCGCCGACGAATATTTTAG
- a CDS encoding heme ABC transporter ATP-binding protein, which yields MFSVAHLKYAMGEKNILNVDLAEANSGDFIALLGTNGAGKSTFLKSMTGELMASGSVSFYGRAREQWNRQALAKQLAVLPQASELSFPFTAQEVVELGLIPLSYKQQDGIRVVRESMQKTSVWDLADRLYSLLSGGERQRVHLARVLVQLSQASEPPILLLDEPTSAQDLAQQHDILSLLKQLCDEQQWCVVAIVHDLNQALRFCNRTWLIHDSELIAEGAPEQVLNLDTIEKVWGYRGQLLRTDDQQLVFI from the coding sequence ATGTTTTCAGTGGCGCATTTAAAGTATGCAATGGGTGAGAAAAACATTCTTAATGTGGATTTGGCAGAGGCTAATAGTGGCGACTTTATTGCACTTTTAGGCACCAATGGGGCCGGCAAATCAACCTTTCTCAAGTCGATGACGGGCGAGCTTATGGCATCGGGGAGTGTTTCTTTTTATGGCCGAGCCCGCGAACAGTGGAATCGTCAAGCATTGGCAAAGCAGCTTGCGGTATTGCCTCAAGCGAGCGAACTATCGTTTCCATTTACAGCTCAAGAGGTGGTTGAACTGGGGCTAATCCCTTTAAGCTACAAGCAACAAGATGGAATACGCGTGGTACGCGAATCCATGCAAAAAACGTCGGTGTGGGACTTGGCCGACCGGTTGTATTCACTACTGTCGGGCGGGGAGCGTCAGCGAGTCCATTTGGCGCGTGTATTGGTGCAATTGTCGCAAGCCAGCGAACCGCCAATCTTGCTGCTAGATGAACCTACATCCGCACAAGATTTAGCTCAGCAGCACGACATTTTGAGTTTGCTTAAACAGCTGTGTGACGAACAACAATGGTGTGTTGTAGCAATTGTGCACGATTTGAATCAAGCGCTTCGATTCTGCAATCGAACATGGTTAATTCATGACTCAGAGCTGATTGCCGAAGGCGCACCAGAGCAGGTGCTTAACCTTGATACTATTGAAAAAGTATGGGGTTATCGAGGTCAATTACTTCGTACCGATGACCAACAGTTAGTTTTTATTTAA
- a CDS encoding IclR family transcriptional regulator: protein MTTTKANKYAVPALDKGLDILEFLATKDIPLSQKEIADGIDRSANEIYRVLVGLESRGYLIRDDVSGKYRVSLKLFTLSRRLSPIDKLRQTAIPIMEDFAANHGHSCHLSMLHQSQVMVVVQARSPAPVSLAIAEGTLFPSVQSTSGRLLLAHSKEAVRELIYERDEDYVAMNTEQRQALDANLNDIVKKGYCFTHSLLTEGVTVCAAIVGEPNGAVIAALSVSSLTSSIGKDTDQQALIEAVIDTANKISERVGC, encoded by the coding sequence ATGACAACAACCAAGGCCAACAAATATGCAGTTCCCGCGTTGGACAAGGGACTCGACATATTAGAGTTTTTGGCAACAAAGGACATTCCTCTCTCGCAAAAGGAAATTGCTGACGGGATTGACCGCAGCGCGAATGAAATTTATCGCGTGTTGGTTGGTTTAGAAAGCCGCGGTTACTTAATCCGAGATGACGTTTCAGGCAAGTACCGCGTATCTCTGAAGTTATTTACGCTGTCTAGGCGCCTGTCGCCTATCGATAAATTACGTCAAACAGCCATTCCTATCATGGAAGACTTTGCAGCCAATCACGGCCACTCTTGCCATTTAAGCATGTTGCACCAAAGTCAGGTAATGGTAGTGGTTCAAGCACGTAGCCCTGCGCCTGTTTCTCTAGCCATTGCAGAAGGCACGCTATTCCCTTCCGTTCAAAGCACTTCAGGAAGGCTGCTACTGGCACATAGTAAAGAAGCCGTTCGCGAACTGATTTATGAACGCGATGAAGATTATGTGGCCATGAATACCGAGCAACGCCAAGCGTTAGATGCCAACTTAAATGATATTGTGAAAAAGGGATATTGCTTCACACATAGTCTTCTCACCGAAGGCGTGACTGTCTGTGCTGCCATTGTGGGAGAACCCAACGGTGCGGTGATCGCGGCATTGTCTGTGTCTTCGCTGACTTCTAGTATTGGCAAAGATACCGATCAGCAAGCGTTGATTGAGGCTGTGATTGATACCGCCAACAAAATATCAGAACGTGTAGGCTGCTAA
- a CDS encoding magnesium transporter CorA family protein, translating to MIRTMHLIDGSLTQRGREGVQHWELNGGVLWVDIVNENDADETQLLKQLGCHTLAIRDAQRLRHPPKVESFENNCFLLYRGFNQCGNGLDIQTMQLGIFVNKNLLITRRNGESIGVETVWHSPQLIKQLNDPAVVLSKIINASAERYLEAVLDAEKEVSDLEDDMLDRPDDALMQRLILLKSHFRKLLRIFRYHTRVFQRILSGFSEHIDMSHDAVKHSFHDAFDKLERLESLCSMYYDICGDLIEGYISLSSHRLNKTMQVLTVITAIFVPLTFIAGIYGMNFEYIPELGYRNGYFVSLGAMSAIALCLLGVFRAKKWL from the coding sequence ATGATTCGTACAATGCACTTGATTGACGGTAGCCTGACTCAAAGAGGGCGGGAGGGCGTTCAACATTGGGAGCTTAATGGTGGCGTGTTGTGGGTTGATATCGTTAATGAAAATGATGCCGATGAAACTCAGCTTCTAAAACAATTAGGGTGTCACACACTTGCCATCCGAGATGCGCAACGATTGCGTCATCCGCCGAAAGTGGAAAGCTTTGAGAACAACTGCTTTTTGTTATATAGAGGTTTTAACCAGTGCGGCAATGGGCTAGATATCCAAACTATGCAATTGGGTATTTTTGTCAATAAAAATCTATTAATCACTCGTAGAAACGGTGAATCAATTGGTGTTGAAACTGTTTGGCACAGTCCTCAGTTGATCAAGCAACTGAATGATCCAGCAGTTGTGTTGAGCAAAATTATTAACGCATCGGCGGAACGCTACCTTGAAGCTGTTCTCGATGCGGAAAAGGAAGTATCAGATCTAGAGGATGACATGCTTGATCGCCCGGATGACGCTTTGATGCAACGATTGATTTTATTGAAATCTCATTTTCGTAAATTGCTTCGAATATTTCGATATCACACGCGAGTGTTTCAGCGTATTTTATCCGGCTTTTCTGAACACATAGACATGTCACATGATGCTGTTAAGCATAGTTTTCATGATGCATTCGATAAACTCGAACGCCTCGAAAGCTTATGCAGTATGTACTACGACATTTGCGGTGACTTAATTGAGGGTTACATATCACTAAGCTCTCACCGATTAAACAAAACCATGCAGGTGCTCACGGTTATTACAGCTATTTTTGTACCACTGACCTTTATTGCCGGAATTTATGGGATGAATTTTGAGTATATTCCAGAGCTTGGCTATCGAAATGGATATTTTGTGTCGTTAGGTGCCATGTCCGCAATTGCGTTGTGTTTATTAGGCGTTTTTCGGGCCAAGAAATGGCTTTAA
- a CDS encoding metalloregulator ArsR/SmtB family transcription factor, with translation MTPLMFFKALADDTRLSCLLLIQLESELCVCELMTALEQSQPKISRHLAQLRKLGLLLDRRQGQWVFYRVNPELPSWAADILQTVARDEGQMVESHRARLVRVESDSQKMRNMCQ, from the coding sequence ATGACCCCCTTAATGTTTTTTAAAGCACTAGCTGATGACACAAGATTAAGTTGCTTATTGTTGATTCAGTTGGAATCTGAGCTGTGTGTATGCGAGTTAATGACAGCCCTGGAACAAAGTCAGCCTAAAATATCGCGCCACTTAGCTCAGTTAAGAAAGCTAGGCTTATTATTAGATCGGCGCCAAGGCCAGTGGGTGTTTTATCGAGTAAACCCCGAACTTCCGTCGTGGGCAGCTGATATTTTGCAAACCGTTGCGCGAGATGAAGGTCAGATGGTTGAGAGTCATCGAGCACGGCTCGTTCGGGTCGAGAGTGATTCACAGAAAATGCGTAATATGTGCCAGTAA